In Streptomyces sp. NBC_01439, the following are encoded in one genomic region:
- a CDS encoding ATP-binding cassette domain-containing protein, producing the protein MDSPHGAAVKAEDFGLKGPRGWAFQGIGIDAAPGSLIAVEGPSGSGRTCLLLALTGRMKPTRGHAEVGGHRLPKRMTAVRRIAALGPVSGVNELDQALTVAEQLREGALLQRHYGAPVRAMLRPRAERRAAAETRIASALEAAGLDLATLPKGGRTSVRDLERLESVRLSVAIALLGSPGLLALDDLDLKLSDTERAEAWDLLRSVAARGITVLAVCSEAPADAVVLRTSPKEPTAPTAPTAPTAPEVPEVPAVTEGAADTGSSTGDDGKNDTENAPANDTENDDTKGADDALAEAGRA; encoded by the coding sequence GTGGACAGCCCGCACGGCGCGGCCGTCAAGGCCGAGGACTTCGGACTCAAGGGCCCGCGCGGCTGGGCCTTCCAGGGGATCGGCATCGACGCGGCCCCAGGCTCGCTCATCGCGGTCGAAGGCCCCTCCGGCAGCGGTCGCACCTGCCTGCTCCTCGCCCTCACCGGGCGGATGAAGCCCACCCGGGGGCACGCCGAGGTCGGCGGCCACCGGCTGCCGAAGCGGATGACGGCGGTCCGCCGGATCGCCGCACTCGGCCCGGTCTCCGGGGTCAACGAGCTCGACCAGGCCCTCACCGTCGCGGAACAGCTGCGCGAGGGCGCCCTGCTCCAGCGCCACTACGGTGCTCCGGTCCGCGCCATGTTGCGGCCCCGGGCCGAGCGGCGCGCGGCCGCCGAGACACGGATCGCCTCCGCGCTGGAGGCCGCCGGACTGGACCTCGCCACGCTGCCCAAGGGTGGCCGGACCTCCGTACGGGACCTGGAACGCCTGGAGTCCGTTCGCCTGTCCGTGGCCATCGCGCTGCTGGGCTCCCCGGGGCTGCTGGCCCTCGACGACCTCGACCTCAAGCTGTCGGACACGGAACGTGCCGAGGCCTGGGACCTGCTCCGCTCGGTCGCCGCCCGCGGGATCACCGTCCTCGCGGTGTGCAGCGAGGCACCCGCCGACGCGGTCGTCCTGCGGACCTCCCCAAAGGAGCCGACCGCGCCGACCGCGCCGACCGCGCCGACCGCGCCGGAGGTGCCGGAGGTGCCGGCCGTCACGGAGGGCGCCGCCGACACCGGCAGCTCCACCGGGGACGACGGCAAGAACGACACCGAGAACGCCCCGGCGAACGACACCGAGAACGACGACACGAAGGGGGCGGACGATGCGCTCGCCGAAGCTGGCCGCGCTTGA
- a CDS encoding methyltransferase produces the protein MSDTSRPRASLRTAVVWEVLKEALDRRVKATGRDVLDVLDTGGGTGKFAVPVARLGHRVTVVDPSPNALFGLERRVAEAGVADLVRGVQGDAQGLLDVVEQDAYDVVLCHGVLEYVDDPAEGVANTVAALRAGGTLSLLAAGLGGAVLARALAGHFTEARTALTDPAGRWGSGDPVPRRFTAEQLSELVGGAGLAVGAVHGVRIFADLVPGVLVDTEPGAVEALLRLEEAAAELPAFHAVATQLHVLGEKQA, from the coding sequence GTGTCGGACACTTCCCGCCCCCGTGCCTCCCTCCGCACCGCCGTGGTGTGGGAGGTCCTCAAGGAGGCGCTCGACCGCCGGGTGAAGGCCACCGGTCGGGATGTCCTGGACGTGCTCGACACCGGTGGCGGCACCGGCAAGTTCGCCGTGCCGGTGGCCCGCCTGGGCCACCGGGTCACCGTGGTGGACCCCAGCCCGAACGCGCTGTTCGGGCTGGAGCGCCGGGTGGCCGAGGCCGGTGTCGCCGACCTCGTGCGCGGCGTCCAGGGCGACGCGCAGGGCCTGTTGGACGTCGTCGAGCAGGACGCCTACGACGTGGTGCTCTGCCACGGCGTGCTGGAGTACGTGGACGACCCCGCGGAGGGCGTGGCCAACACGGTCGCCGCGCTGCGGGCCGGCGGCACGCTCAGCCTGCTGGCCGCCGGTCTCGGCGGGGCCGTGCTGGCCCGCGCCCTGGCCGGGCACTTCACGGAGGCCCGCACCGCCCTCACCGACCCGGCCGGCCGCTGGGGCTCCGGCGACCCGGTACCGCGCCGCTTCACCGCCGAGCAGCTCTCCGAGCTGGTCGGCGGCGCCGGCCTCGCGGTCGGCGCGGTGCACGGCGTGCGGATCTTCGCCGACCTCGTGCCCGGGGTCCTGGTGGACACCGAGCCCGGCGCCGTGGAGGCCCTGCTGCGCCTGGAGGAGGCCGCGGCCGAGCTGCCCGCCTTCCACGCGGTCGCCACACAGCTACACGTCCTGGGTGAGAAGCAAGCCTGA
- a CDS encoding SAV_6107 family HEPN domain-containing protein codes for MATPSPSPVHPVLRKSTAPPAALDLLAKAHGGLAETARLTRPNERYATAHLAALRTAAAVLAARARPEPVNPRRRPRIRSAWEVLPEIAPELAEWSALFASGAARRARAEAGIADAATCRDADDLVRAASMFLRLVERMLTVRATPQPLEKTLPQPRPEHPDAG; via the coding sequence ATGGCCACACCGTCCCCGTCCCCTGTCCACCCCGTCCTGCGCAAGTCGACGGCCCCACCGGCCGCCCTCGACCTGCTCGCCAAGGCGCACGGCGGTCTGGCCGAGACCGCCCGGCTGACCCGTCCCAACGAGCGCTACGCCACCGCCCACCTCGCCGCGCTGCGCACCGCCGCGGCCGTGCTCGCCGCGCGCGCCCGGCCCGAACCGGTGAACCCGCGACGGCGGCCCCGGATCCGCAGCGCGTGGGAGGTGCTGCCCGAGATAGCGCCGGAGCTGGCCGAGTGGAGCGCTCTCTTCGCCTCCGGCGCCGCGCGCCGGGCCAGGGCCGAGGCGGGGATAGCGGACGCGGCGACCTGCCGGGACGCGGACGATCTGGTACGGGCGGCGTCGATGTTCCTTCGCCTGGTGGAGCGGATGCTCACCGTCCGGGCGACGCCCCAGCCGCTGGAGAAGACCCTGCCGCAACCACGTCCGGAGCATCCAGACGCGGGATGA
- a CDS encoding YhgE/Pip domain-containing protein, whose product MRSPKLAALELKRFGRGKLPRAALVALLLLPLLYGALYLWSFWDPYKRLDQVPVAIVNSDKGTTVDGKRLDVGTEIAEKLHASKKSFDWRYASADEAAEGLEDGTYYLTLTLPEDFSAKIASSSGEDPTTGALQVRTNDANNYIVGSISRSVFAEVRSAASANASRGFLDKIFVNFSDLHDKTAEAADGADKLKDGAGKAQEGAKELADGLDTAQEKSGELNSGLQKLNTAAGKLETGSKDIADGTQALANKVNGAADKARPFVKDPKNLADTAELVADSAKVVRNHLDKFVEKAPAAAAAAKKAATIANTYYTKQCVTPGGEPHVASCTDLKAVRDSTAEAAELSGDVSVLAKNSSGDVAKLRTELTDLENQARKLVDKAPLLAGDLDAAVAKVNALNDGAHKVSAGMAQLHTGIGTATTGSGALTDGVGKLGDGAHQLDGGMYKLVDGTGELAGGLHEGAGKIPDYDQQQRDQRTQVMADPIQLANQSLHKAPNYGTGFAPYFIPLSLWVGAMVAYMLIAPLNRRALAAGASPWRVALAGWLPVAGLGTAQVALLMSVLHWAPGLGLKMAHPALTIGFLILVTGCFAAIVQWLNAKFGAAGRILVLAVLMLQLTSAGGTYPVQTSPDFFNWIHPYLPMSYIVESLRRLITGGDLAPVWQGGAVLLAFTAGALALTALAARGKQVWTMDRLHPELSL is encoded by the coding sequence ATGCGCTCGCCGAAGCTGGCCGCGCTTGAGCTGAAGCGGTTCGGGCGGGGGAAGCTGCCCCGGGCCGCTCTCGTCGCGCTGCTCCTGCTGCCGCTGCTCTACGGGGCCCTGTACCTGTGGTCCTTCTGGGACCCGTACAAGCGGCTCGACCAGGTGCCCGTCGCCATCGTCAACTCCGACAAGGGCACGACCGTCGACGGCAAGCGCCTCGACGTCGGCACCGAGATCGCCGAGAAGCTGCACGCCAGCAAGAAGTCCTTCGACTGGCGCTACGCGAGTGCCGATGAGGCGGCCGAGGGCCTGGAGGACGGTACGTACTACCTGACCCTGACCCTGCCCGAGGACTTCAGCGCGAAGATCGCCTCCAGCTCCGGCGAGGACCCCACCACCGGGGCGCTCCAGGTCCGTACGAACGACGCCAACAACTACATCGTCGGCTCGATCTCGCGCTCCGTCTTCGCCGAGGTCCGCTCCGCGGCGTCCGCCAACGCCTCCCGCGGCTTCCTCGACAAGATCTTCGTCAACTTCTCCGACCTGCACGACAAGACCGCCGAGGCGGCCGACGGCGCCGACAAGCTGAAGGACGGCGCGGGCAAGGCCCAGGAGGGAGCCAAGGAGCTCGCCGACGGCCTCGACACCGCGCAGGAGAAGTCCGGCGAGCTGAACAGTGGTCTGCAGAAGCTGAACACGGCGGCCGGCAAGCTGGAGACCGGTTCCAAGGACATCGCGGACGGCACCCAGGCGTTGGCCAACAAGGTCAACGGGGCCGCGGACAAGGCCCGTCCCTTCGTCAAGGACCCCAAGAACCTGGCCGACACCGCCGAACTGGTCGCCGACAGCGCGAAGGTCGTCCGCAACCACCTCGACAAGTTCGTCGAGAAGGCCCCGGCCGCCGCCGCTGCCGCCAAGAAGGCGGCCACCATCGCCAACACCTACTACACCAAGCAGTGCGTGACCCCCGGCGGCGAACCGCACGTGGCCTCCTGCACCGACCTGAAGGCGGTCCGGGACAGCACGGCCGAGGCCGCCGAGCTCAGCGGGGACGTCAGCGTCCTGGCCAAGAACTCCAGCGGTGACGTCGCCAAGCTCCGCACCGAGCTCACCGACCTGGAGAACCAGGCCCGCAAGCTCGTCGACAAGGCCCCGCTGCTCGCGGGTGACCTCGACGCGGCCGTCGCCAAGGTCAACGCCCTCAACGACGGTGCCCACAAGGTGTCCGCCGGCATGGCCCAGCTGCACACCGGCATCGGCACCGCCACCACCGGCTCCGGCGCCCTCACCGACGGCGTCGGCAAGCTCGGCGACGGCGCCCACCAGCTCGACGGCGGCATGTACAAGCTCGTCGACGGCACCGGCGAGCTCGCCGGCGGCCTGCACGAGGGGGCCGGGAAGATCCCCGACTACGACCAGCAGCAGCGCGACCAGCGCACCCAGGTCATGGCCGACCCGATCCAGCTCGCCAACCAGTCCCTGCACAAGGCGCCCAACTACGGCACCGGCTTCGCCCCCTACTTCATCCCGCTCTCCCTCTGGGTCGGCGCGATGGTCGCCTACATGCTGATCGCCCCGCTGAACCGGCGGGCCCTGGCCGCCGGTGCCTCGCCCTGGCGGGTCGCCCTCGCCGGTTGGCTGCCCGTGGCGGGCCTCGGCACGGCGCAGGTGGCCCTGCTGATGTCCGTACTGCACTGGGCGCCCGGCCTCGGCCTGAAGATGGCCCACCCGGCCCTCACCATCGGCTTCCTGATCCTGGTCACCGGCTGCTTCGCAGCGATCGTCCAGTGGCTCAACGCCAAGTTCGGCGCCGCAGGCCGCATCCTGGTGCTGGCCGTCCTGATGCTCCAGCTGACCTCGGCGGGCGGCACCTACCCCGTCCAGACCAGCCCGGACTTCTTCAACTGGATCCACCCGTACCTGCCGATGTCCTACATCGTCGAGAGCCTGCGCCGCCTCATCACCGGTGGCGACCTCGCCCCGGTCTGGCAGGGCGGCGCGGTACTGCTGGCCTTCACCGCCGGCGCCCTGGCCCTCACCGCGCTCGCCGCCCGCGGCAAGCAGGTGTGGACGATGGACCGACTGCACCCAGAACTGAGCTTGTAG